The sequence GCCAACGGCCGCAGCGGCATGGGCGCGGTCATGGGCTCCAAGAATTTGAAAGCCGTCATCGTGCGCGGAGAGGAAGGCGGCATCGAACTCGCCAACCCCGAGGCCTTCAAGGAACTCAATCTGTTCCACCGCAAGCGCATCGGCGAACACATGCCAAACGTCGGCATGCGCAAGTTCGGCACGGTCCAGCACATGATGGCCCAGCAGAACTCCGGCATCCTGCCGACCCGCAACTGGAAGGACTGCCAGTTCGAAGACGCGGCCAAGCTCGGCTGGGAAGGCTACGAAAAAGTCTTCGACGGCAACCACACCTGTTACAAATGCACCGTGGCCTGCAAGCGCAAGGTCAACAACATCGCCGAAAAGCGCTACGGCGGACCCGAGTACGAAACCCTGGCCGCCCTTGGTTCCATGTGCGGCGTGGGCGATCTGGACGCGGTTTGCCGGGGTCACGAGCTCTGCAACGCCATGGGCCTTGATACCGTAGGGGCCGGAGCCGCCGTGGCCTTTGCCATGGAACTGGCCCAAAAGGGCATCCTCGACGCCAAGGACATGGGCGGACGGCTGATCACCTTCGGTGACGGCGCGGGCATGCTCGAACTGCTGGGCAAAATCGCTCGCCGTGAAGGACTTGGCGACATCCTCGCCGATGGTGTCAAACGTGCGGCCGAGCGCATCGGCAAGGGCTCCGAGGAATACGCATTCCACGTCAAGGGACAGGAACCGGCCTTTCATGATCCGCGCGGCAAGACCGGCGTGGGCCTTGGTTTTGCCCTGTCCCCCACGGGCGCGGACCATATCGAGGCCCCGCATGAGGTCCCCTTCCAGGGTGAAGGCGTGAAACTCGTCAACCCGCTCGGCATCATCGTGGCCCCCAAGGCTCTGGACAACGGCCTGGGCAAAGTGCGCTACTTCATCGCGGGTGAAAAGACCTGGGCCATGAACAACACGCTCGGCATCTGCAATTTCGTGGTCGCGCCCCTCTTCGCGCTGAGTTACGCCAAGCTGTGCGAAGTCGTCGAAGCGGTGACGGGCTGGTCAACCAGCCTGCACGAACTCATGCTCGTCGCGGAGCGCTCCATGGTCCTCGCACGCATGTTCAACATACGGGAAGGCATGGACAGCAAGGACGACACACTGTTCCGCCGCATGTTCGAGCCTCTGCCGGAAGGCCCCCTCAAAGGCACGACCATTGATCCG is a genomic window of Desulfomicrobium baculatum DSM 4028 containing:
- a CDS encoding aldehyde ferredoxin oxidoreductase family protein, whose translation is MPYGYNGKILVVDLTAGTWSVDEHDETWYRTYWGGGALASWYMHKFIPTKTDPLGPENVLIFAASVLCGCGMSGFNRYTVAAMSPLTGGFGESEAAGYFGPEMKHAGFDAVVFKGKSSKPVYLWINKGQVELRPAGQLWGMENAPFLDAVREELGDKKIRIASIGPAGEKMSRLACIINELAHANGRSGMGAVMGSKNLKAVIVRGEEGGIELANPEAFKELNLFHRKRIGEHMPNVGMRKFGTVQHMMAQQNSGILPTRNWKDCQFEDAAKLGWEGYEKVFDGNHTCYKCTVACKRKVNNIAEKRYGGPEYETLAALGSMCGVGDLDAVCRGHELCNAMGLDTVGAGAAVAFAMELAQKGILDAKDMGGRLITFGDGAGMLELLGKIARREGLGDILADGVKRAAERIGKGSEEYAFHVKGQEPAFHDPRGKTGVGLGFALSPTGADHIEAPHEVPFQGEGVKLVNPLGIIVAPKALDNGLGKVRYFIAGEKTWAMNNTLGICNFVVAPLFALSYAKLCEVVEAVTGWSTSLHELMLVAERSMVLARMFNIREGMDSKDDTLFRRMFEPLPEGPLKGTTIDPTEFKNMLGMYYAMMNWTEKGIPREGALYNLSLDWLN